The uncultured Desulfuromonas sp. genome has a segment encoding these proteins:
- a CDS encoding right-handed parallel beta-helix repeat-containing protein: MSRWAGVLLGLCLVFTAEMSAAAMVEVGQLSALRTALQQAGPGTTIRVLPGTYAGGIKAHNLQGTAQNPITITAVDSRLPPVFTGGTEGLKLSSCAYIKVQHLIFDGFSHNGINIDDANKKVASHHVVFDAVAVLNTGSRGNHDAIKFSGVHDFIVRHARIEGWGGSAVDLVGCRNGAIENCVFSGKQGFRGGNGIQIKGGSHDILVQNNLFRSAGMRTVQIGGLTGRPYFRPSVGDFEAKNVIIAGNTFIGGEAQMAWVTAQNSHVHHNLFYLPEKWLGRILQETKDSQFKRCQRGLFEQNVVVTDQRVNTFFNVGQGTAPETFVFRENLWFRPDGRNRPNLPSFEKDGLYDVDPMIVYSADGSLQVNSAAPELQRIGPAGYQSWVGREFADVKVPAVTIPEVKHSTLDWIEALMK; encoded by the coding sequence ATGAGTCGTTGGGCTGGAGTGTTACTTGGTTTGTGTCTGGTGTTTACTGCCGAGATGTCTGCGGCAGCAATGGTTGAGGTGGGGCAATTGTCAGCATTGCGCACGGCTCTCCAACAGGCCGGGCCTGGTACCACAATCCGAGTTCTGCCAGGAACCTATGCTGGTGGAATTAAGGCGCATAATCTGCAAGGTACAGCGCAGAATCCAATTACGATTACTGCTGTAGATTCACGACTGCCCCCGGTATTTACCGGGGGGACAGAAGGGCTTAAGCTAAGCAGTTGTGCGTATATAAAAGTTCAGCATCTGATATTTGATGGGTTTTCCCATAATGGCATCAATATAGATGATGCCAACAAGAAGGTAGCATCGCACCATGTGGTATTTGATGCTGTTGCCGTGTTGAATACGGGGTCGCGCGGCAATCATGATGCAATTAAGTTCTCAGGAGTCCATGATTTTATCGTGCGCCACGCGCGGATTGAGGGCTGGGGCGGGTCGGCCGTGGATCTTGTTGGTTGCCGGAATGGTGCCATTGAGAATTGTGTGTTCTCCGGCAAGCAGGGATTTCGCGGCGGCAACGGAATTCAGATCAAAGGTGGTTCGCACGATATTTTGGTGCAGAACAACCTGTTTCGTTCGGCGGGGATGCGGACCGTGCAGATCGGTGGTTTGACAGGCAGGCCGTATTTTCGTCCATCAGTTGGCGATTTCGAAGCAAAGAATGTCATTATTGCTGGCAATACTTTCATTGGCGGTGAAGCACAAATGGCTTGGGTCACAGCTCAGAATAGCCATGTGCACCACAACCTGTTTTATCTGCCGGAAAAATGGCTTGGTCGTATTTTGCAGGAGACTAAAGACTCGCAGTTTAAACGCTGTCAGCGCGGTTTGTTTGAACAGAACGTGGTGGTCACTGATCAAAGGGTCAACACGTTTTTTAATGTCGGTCAGGGCACTGCGCCGGAAACTTTTGTCTTTCGCGAAAACTTGTGGTTTCGTCCTGATGGTAGGAACCGGCCAAATTTGCCATCCTTTGAAAAGGATGGACTCTACGATGTGGATCCGATGATTGTTTACTCAGCAGATGGTTCCTTGCAAGTGAACTCTGCTGCTCCGGAGTTGCAGCGTATCGGCCCCGCCGGGTATCAATCTTGGGTTGGTCGTGAGTTTGCGGATGTGAAGGTTCCTGCCGTGACGATACCGGAGGTGAAGCACTCTACGCTGGATTGGATTGAGGCTTTGATGAAATAG